One region of Priestia megaterium genomic DNA includes:
- the rny gene encoding ribonuclease Y, translating into MDTNTIIFALLGLIVGAVVGFFVCKSIAEAKIAGAKSSAEQIIDEGTREAEALKKEALLEAKDEIHQLRTEAEQDIRDRRAELQKQENRLMQKEENLDRKDESLDKREALLEKKDDSLTVKQQHIEEMESKVEEVVRAQQTELERISSLTREDARAIILDRVENELSHDIAIMVKETENRAKEDADKKAKEILSLAIQRCAADHVAETTVSVVNLPNDEMKGRIIGREGRNIRTLETLTGIDLIIDDTPEAVILSGFDPIRRETARIALDKLVQDGRIHPARIEEMVEKSRREVDEYIREVGEQTTFEVGVHGLHPDLMKILGRLKFRTSYGQNVLKHSMEVAHLSGLMAAELGEDETLAKRAGLLHDIGKAIDHEVEGSHVEIGVELATKYKEHPVVINAIASHHGDTEPTSIIAVLVAAADALSAARPGARSETLENYIRRLEKLEEISESYEGVEKSFAIQAGREVRIMVKPDTIGDLEAHRLARDIRKRIEDELDYPGHIKVTVIRETRAVEYAK; encoded by the coding sequence ATGGATACTAATACAATCATCTTCGCTTTGCTTGGCCTAATCGTCGGTGCAGTTGTTGGCTTTTTTGTTTGTAAATCGATTGCTGAAGCTAAAATTGCGGGAGCAAAGTCTAGTGCAGAACAAATTATTGATGAAGGAACCCGCGAGGCGGAAGCTTTGAAAAAAGAAGCTTTACTAGAAGCGAAGGATGAAATCCATCAGCTTCGTACAGAGGCAGAACAAGATATTCGTGATCGTCGAGCAGAACTTCAAAAACAAGAAAATCGATTAATGCAAAAAGAGGAAAATCTTGATCGTAAAGACGAATCACTTGATAAACGTGAAGCGTTACTTGAAAAGAAAGATGATTCTCTTACTGTTAAACAACAGCATATTGAAGAGATGGAAAGCAAAGTTGAAGAAGTAGTACGTGCACAGCAAACAGAGCTAGAGCGCATTTCAAGCTTAACAAGAGAAGATGCAAGAGCGATTATTTTAGATCGTGTTGAAAATGAACTTTCCCACGACATTGCAATAATGGTAAAAGAAACAGAAAACCGTGCAAAAGAAGACGCCGATAAAAAGGCGAAAGAAATTCTTTCACTTGCTATTCAGCGTTGCGCAGCAGATCATGTTGCTGAAACGACTGTCTCAGTTGTTAACTTGCCAAATGACGAAATGAAAGGCCGAATTATCGGTCGAGAAGGTCGAAACATCCGTACGCTTGAAACTTTGACAGGAATTGATCTTATTATTGATGATACGCCAGAAGCAGTTATTTTATCAGGATTTGACCCAATTCGTCGTGAGACAGCAAGAATTGCACTTGATAAACTCGTTCAAGATGGTCGTATCCATCCCGCACGTATTGAAGAAATGGTTGAAAAATCTCGCCGCGAAGTGGACGAATATATTCGTGAAGTCGGTGAACAAACGACGTTTGAAGTCGGTGTTCATGGGTTGCACCCAGACTTGATGAAAATTCTTGGGCGCTTAAAATTTAGAACAAGCTATGGTCAAAATGTGCTGAAACATTCAATGGAAGTAGCGCATTTATCAGGACTTATGGCTGCTGAATTAGGTGAAGATGAAACGTTAGCCAAACGAGCAGGATTGTTACATGATATTGGTAAAGCAATTGACCATGAGGTAGAAGGAAGCCACGTAGAAATCGGTGTTGAATTAGCTACAAAGTATAAAGAACATCCGGTTGTTATTAACGCGATTGCTTCTCACCATGGAGATACAGAACCAACATCAATCATTGCTGTACTAGTTGCAGCAGCGGATGCATTATCTGCTGCAAGACCAGGTGCTCGCAGTGAGACGTTAGAAAACTACATTCGTCGTCTTGAAAAGTTAGAAGAAATTTCAGAGTCTTATGAAGGCGTTGAAAAATCATTTGCAATTCAAGCAGGGCGTGAAGTTCGTATTATGGTGAAACCAGATACGATTGGTGATCTAGAAGCGCATCGACTTGCTCGAGATATCCGAAAACGAATTGAAGATGAGCTGGATTATCCTGGCCACATCAAAGTAACGGTTATTCGCGAAACAAGAGCAGTAGAGTATGCAAAATAA
- the recA gene encoding recombinase RecA — translation MNDRQAALDMALKQIEKQFGKGSIMKLGEQTEKRISTIPSGSLALDIALGVGGYPRGRVVEVYGPESSGKTTVALHAIAEVQQQGGQAAFIDAEHALDPVYAQKLGVNIDELLLSQPDTGEQALEIAEALVRSGAVDIIVVDSVAALVPKAEIEGEMGDSHVGLQARLMSQALRKLSGAINKSKTIAIFINQIREKVGVMFGNPETTPGGRALKFYSSVRLEVRRAEQLKQGNDIVGNKTRIKVVKNKVAPPFRAAEVDIMYGEGISKEGEILDIASELDIVQKSGSWYSYNDERLGQGRENAKQFLKENTDIRQEIAGQVREHHGLDQDGEPAPEDDDQGDLNI, via the coding sequence GTGAACGATCGTCAAGCAGCCCTTGATATGGCTTTAAAGCAAATTGAAAAGCAATTTGGTAAAGGTTCAATTATGAAATTAGGTGAACAAACGGAAAAAAGAATTTCTACAATTCCAAGTGGTTCATTAGCATTAGATATAGCTTTAGGCGTAGGTGGATATCCACGTGGACGTGTGGTGGAAGTATATGGCCCAGAAAGCTCAGGTAAAACAACAGTTGCTCTTCACGCGATTGCAGAAGTTCAACAGCAGGGCGGACAGGCTGCATTTATCGATGCGGAGCACGCGTTAGATCCTGTATATGCTCAAAAATTAGGTGTTAATATTGATGAGCTGTTATTATCTCAGCCTGATACAGGAGAACAAGCTTTAGAAATCGCTGAAGCTTTAGTTCGAAGCGGCGCAGTAGATATTATTGTTGTTGACTCAGTAGCAGCGTTAGTGCCAAAAGCGGAAATTGAAGGAGAAATGGGAGACTCTCACGTGGGTCTACAAGCTCGTTTAATGTCTCAAGCATTGCGTAAACTATCTGGAGCTATTAACAAGTCTAAAACAATCGCTATCTTTATTAACCAAATTCGTGAAAAAGTCGGCGTAATGTTTGGTAACCCTGAAACAACTCCTGGTGGACGTGCGCTTAAATTCTACTCTTCAGTGCGTCTAGAAGTGCGTCGTGCAGAGCAGTTAAAGCAAGGAAATGATATCGTAGGTAACAAAACAAGAATTAAAGTTGTGAAAAATAAAGTAGCTCCGCCTTTCCGTGCTGCCGAAGTAGATATTATGTACGGAGAAGGTATTTCAAAAGAGGGTGAAATTTTGGATATCGCTTCTGAACTAGATATTGTCCAAAAAAGTGGATCTTGGTATTCATATAATGACGAGCGTCTAGGTCAAGGCCGTGAAAATGCAAAGCAATTCTTAAAAGAAAATACTGATATTCGTCAGGAAATTGCGGGACAAGTGCGTGAACATCATGGTTTAGACCAAGATGGAGAGCCAGCTCCTGAGGATGACGATCAAGGCGATTTAAATATTTAA
- a CDS encoding competence/damage-inducible protein A: MMNAEIIGVGSELLLGQIANTNAQYLSKKLAELGINVYYHTVVGDNAQRLKEVIATAQTRAELIIFTGGLGPTKDDLTKETIASVLGVELTTNAEALESIEAYFKQSNRIMTPNNKKQAIVLEGSTVLPNDYGMAPGMGLTVEGKHYMLFPGPPKELYPMYEAYGQEFLAQKLELKESIESRVLRFFGIGESQLETEIEDLLDAQTNPTIAPLAGDGEVTLRLTAKHADAAEAQRMLDEVEKTISERVGEYLYGYEATSLHNELVKELTAQGLTIASAESLTGGLFSERLTTVSGAGEVVKGSLVAYHYEIKQNILGVSEHTLNQYGAVSEQCAAEMAQRIQQLYKTDIGIGFTGVAGPSKQEGHPVGTVHIGVAYKDQTPQVYSLQLSGSRQGIRSRTVNYGCHYVLKTIKK; the protein is encoded by the coding sequence ATGATGAACGCTGAAATTATTGGAGTCGGCTCTGAGCTGCTGCTTGGGCAAATTGCCAATACAAACGCTCAGTATTTATCGAAAAAATTAGCCGAACTTGGAATTAATGTTTACTATCATACAGTAGTAGGAGATAATGCACAGCGCTTGAAAGAAGTGATTGCTACAGCTCAAACACGTGCAGAGTTAATTATTTTCACAGGCGGGCTTGGTCCTACAAAAGATGATTTAACAAAAGAAACAATTGCGAGTGTGCTAGGAGTAGAGTTGACAACAAATGCGGAAGCACTTGAAAGCATTGAAGCCTATTTCAAACAGTCAAATCGTATCATGACACCTAACAATAAAAAACAGGCAATTGTACTTGAAGGTTCGACAGTGCTCCCTAATGATTACGGAATGGCTCCAGGTATGGGGCTTACAGTAGAGGGAAAACACTATATGCTATTCCCAGGGCCGCCAAAAGAGCTCTATCCAATGTATGAAGCATATGGTCAAGAATTTTTAGCTCAAAAGCTTGAATTAAAAGAAAGTATTGAATCACGCGTTCTTCGTTTTTTCGGAATAGGAGAATCACAGCTTGAGACGGAAATTGAAGATTTGCTTGATGCGCAAACAAACCCGACGATTGCACCGCTTGCAGGAGATGGAGAAGTGACGCTTCGCTTAACTGCTAAGCACGCTGATGCTGCTGAAGCACAGCGCATGTTAGACGAAGTGGAAAAAACCATTTCAGAGCGCGTAGGCGAGTATTTATATGGATACGAAGCAACTTCTTTACATAATGAATTGGTAAAAGAATTAACGGCACAAGGCTTGACGATTGCTTCAGCCGAAAGTTTAACCGGCGGGTTATTCAGCGAACGTTTAACAACTGTTTCAGGTGCTGGAGAAGTTGTTAAAGGCAGCCTGGTAGCCTATCATTATGAAATCAAGCAAAATATTCTCGGAGTGAGCGAACACACGCTGAATCAGTACGGAGCTGTTAGCGAGCAGTGCGCGGCTGAAATGGCTCAGCGTATTCAACAGTTATACAAAACGGATATTGGCATCGGTTTTACGGGTGTAGCTGGACCCTCTAAACAAGAAGGACACCCTGTAGGAACAGTGCATATAGGGGTCGCTTATAAGGATCAAACTCCTCAAGTTTACAGTTTGCAGCTATCTGGAAGCCGCCAAGGAATTCGTTCACGAACGGTTAATTACGGCTGTCATTACGTATTGAAGACGATAAAAAAATAA